Proteins found in one Janthinobacterium lividum genomic segment:
- a CDS encoding acyl-homoserine-lactone synthase, giving the protein MKKHIYNGKSIPPDLRKSMLRYRHETFIQKLGWEIPGASQELESDEFDRDDTVYILLTNAHRQVRGCARLLPTTAPYLLQRHFSSLCNNTLPVNRTTWELSRFAASCNEQTVGAALLTATLVCARELGAEQLIGVTFASIERLFRQYGASVTREGSSRRIEGRLVVACRMDVEQSLATLDGIA; this is encoded by the coding sequence ATGAAAAAACACATCTATAACGGAAAGTCTATCCCGCCGGATTTGCGTAAATCTATGTTGCGCTATCGGCACGAAACATTTATCCAGAAATTAGGGTGGGAGATTCCAGGGGCATCGCAAGAATTAGAGTCGGATGAATTTGATCGTGACGATACTGTTTATATTCTGCTTACCAATGCTCATCGCCAAGTCCGAGGATGCGCGCGCTTACTGCCTACAACTGCTCCTTACCTTTTACAGCGTCATTTTTCCAGCCTCTGCAACAACACTCTCCCAGTCAACCGGACTACCTGGGAATTGTCGCGCTTTGCGGCAAGCTGCAACGAGCAAACAGTCGGTGCAGCCTTACTGACGGCTACGCTTGTTTGCGCCCGCGAGCTGGGCGCAGAACAATTGATTGGAGTGACCTTTGCCAGTATAGAGCGATTGTTTCGCCAGTATGGTGCCAGCGTAACCAGAGAGGGCTCTTCTCGGCGAATAGAGGGGCGCCTCGTGGTAGCTTGCCGCATGGATGTCGAACAATCACTCGCTACGCTTGATGGGATAGCCTAA